A genome region from Chiroxiphia lanceolata isolate bChiLan1 chromosome 5, bChiLan1.pri, whole genome shotgun sequence includes the following:
- the SCYL2 gene encoding SCY1-like protein 2 isoform X2 produces MESMLNKLKSTVTKVTADVTSAVMGNPVTREFDVGRHIASGGNGLAWKIFNGTKKSTKQEVAVFVFDKKLIDKYQKFEKDQIIESLKRGVQQLTRLRHPRLLTVQHPLEESRDCLAFCTEPVCASLANVLGNWDNLPSPLPSDIKEYKLYDVETKYGLLQVSEGLSFLHSSVKMVHGNITPENIILNKSGAWKIMGFDFCIQSTNPSEQEPKFPCKEWDPNLPSLCLPNPEYLAPEYILSVSCETASDMYSLGAVMYAVFNKGKPIFEVNKQDIYKSFSRQLDQLSRLSSTTLQNIPEEVREHVKLLLNVAPAVRPDADQMTKIPFFDDVGAMTLQYFDSLFQRDNLQKSQFFKGLPKVLPKLPKRVIIQRILPCLTSEFVNPDMVPFVLPNVLLIAEECTKEEYIRLILPDLGPVFKQQEPIQILLIFLQKMDLLLTKTPPDEIKNSVLPMVYRALEAPSIQIQELCLNIIPTFANLIDYPSMKNSLIPRIKNACLQTSSLAVRVNSLVCLGKILEYLDKWFVLDDILPFLQQIPSKEPAVLMGILGIYKCTFTHKKLGITKEQLAGKVLPHLIPLSIENNLNLNQFNSFICVIKDMLNRLEAEHKTKLEQLHVMQEQQKSLDIANQMSVSEEARSSGTSNQIDKVFNSSGTDLLTSGSDSKENEVSSIQKKASLTLEEKQKLAKEQEQAQKLKSQQPLKPQATTITPLVKQTKDLTDTLIDNMSSLTSHPINKAQVASANSFSSVPSMGVGMGFSSPVDNTKRNMTNGLNTNMGFQTAGFTMGAGLATPNFFSGPNATGATKMNIVPTASMPNYSPMNAASAVSPLTQQNRPPDMSALDNLFGPQKPKVSMKQLAQQKSSQWVNQFVPPPGSPNASSSVLGPQMNMMGQPGFGIQGNPFFSPQNFAQPANTMTNSSSASNDLKDLFG; encoded by the exons GAAGTGGCTGTTTTTGTCTTTGATAAGAAGCTAATAGACAAGTAtcaaaaatttgaaaaagatCAGATTATTGAGTCTTTAAAACGAGGTGTTCAACAGCTAACCAGGCTTCGACACCCTCGACTACTTACTGTTCAACATCCGTTGGAAGAATCTAG GGATTGCTTGGCATTTTGTACAGAACCAGTCTGTGCAAGTTTAGCTAATGTTCTTGGCAACTGGGACAACCTACCTTCTCCTTTACCATCCGATATTAAAGAATACAAACTTTATGATGTGGAGACCAAATATGGTTTGCTTCAG GTTTCTGAAGGCTTGTCATTTTTGCATAGTAGTGTGAAAATGGTCCATGGAAATATTACtcctgaaaatataattttgaataaGAGTGGAGCATGGAAAATTATGGGCTTTGATTTTTGCATCCAATCAACAAATCCATCTGAGCAGGAG CCAAAGTTCCCTTGTAAGGAATGGGATCCAAATTTGCCATCCTTGTGTCTTCCAAATCCTGAGTATCTGGCACCAGAATATATTCTGTCTGTGAGCTGTGAGACAGCGAGCGATATGTACTCTCTAGGAGCTGTTATGTATGCAGTGTTTAATAAAGGGAAACCAATTTTTGAGGTCAACAAGCAAGATATTTATAAAAGCTTTAGTAGACAGCTGGATCAG CTGAGCCGTTTAAGCTCCACTACTCTTCAGAATATACCAGAGGAGGTGCGTGAACATGTAAAGCTACTCTTAAATGTAGCTCCAGCAGTCAGACCAGACGCAGATCAAATGACTAAG ATACCATTCTTCGATGATGTAGGAGCAATGACACTTCAATATTTTGATTCATTATTTCAAAGGGATAACCTGCAGAAATCACAGTTTTTTAAAGGACTGCCAAAGGTTCTGCCAAAACTACCTAAG cgTGTTATAATTCAGCGAATTTTGCCTTGCTTGACTTCTGAATTTGTGAATCCTGATATGGTACCCTTTGTCTTGCCTAATGTTCTCTTAATTGCTGAGGAATGTACCAAAGAGGAATATATCAGGCTCATACTGCCTGATCTTGGCCCTGTTTTTAAGCAGCAAGAACCAATCCAG ATATTGTTAATCTTCCTGCAAAAAATGGACTTACTTCTAACCAAAACTCCACCAGATGAAATAAAGAACAGCGTTCTCCCAATGGTTTATAGAGCTTTGGAAGCACCTTCAATTCAGATCCAG gaGCTTTGCCTAAACATAATTCCCACATTTGCCAATTTAATAGATTACCCATCaatgaaaaattcattaattccaagaattaaaaatgcatgtttgcAGACTTCTTCTCTTGCT GTCCGGGTAAACTCACTAGTGTGCTTAGGCAAGATTTTGGAGTACTTGGATAAATGGTTTGTGCTTGATgatattttaccttttctacAACAAATTCCATCAAAGGAACCTGCAGTGCTCATGGGAATTCTAG GTATTTACAAATGTACATTTACTCACAAGAAGTTGGGAATTACCAAAGAACAGCTTGCAGGAAAAGTATTGCCCCATCTGATTCCTCTTAGTATCGAGAACAATCTTAATCTCAATCAG ttcaattcttttatttgtgttaTAAAAGATATGCTTAACAGATTGGAGGCAGaacataaaacaaaactggaacAACTTCATGTCATGCAAGAGCAACAGAA ATCTTTGGATATAGCTAACCAAATGAGTGTGTCTGAAGAGGCAAGATCTAGTGGTACAAGCAATCAG ATCGACAAGGTATTTAATAGTAGTGGAACTGACCTTCTAACTAGTGGATCTGATAGTAAAGAGAATGAGGTGTCATCAATACAGAAGAAG GCATCACTTACACTGGAAGAGAAGCAAAAGTTAGCTAAAGAACAAGAACAGgcacagaaactgaaaagccAGCAACCTCTTAAGCCACAAGCAACTACAATAACACCTCTAGTGAAGCAG ACAAAAGACTTGACAGATACCCTGATAGATAACATGTCATCTTTGACTAGCCATCCTATCAACAAAGCTCAAGTTGCATCTGCAAACAGCTTCTCTTCTGTTCCTTCTATGGGTGTTGGAATGGGATTTTCATCACCCGTTGACAACACAAAGCGAAATATGACAAATGGACTAAATACAAATATGGGTTTTCAGACTGCTGGATTCACTATGGGAGCAGGTCTTGCCACTCCGAATTTCTTCAGTGGTCCAAATGCAACAGGAGCGACCAAGATGAACATTGTACCAACTGCCAGTATGCCAAATTACAGTCCTATGAATGCTGCGTCTGCAGTCTCTCCACTGACACAACAAAACAGACCCCCAGATATGTCTGCTTTAGATAATCTTTTTGGTCCTCAAAAACCCAAAGTTAGCATGAAACAGTTGGCTCAACAGAAATCAAGCCAGTGGGTTAATCAGTTTGTACCACCACCAGGGTCCCCGAATGCGAGCAGTTCAGTCTTGGGACCTCAGATGAACATGATGGGACAGCCTGGCTTTGGTATACAGGGtaatcctttcttttctcctcagaaCTTTGCACAGCCAGCAAACACAATGacaaacagcagctcagctaGTAATGACTTAAAAGATCTTTTTGGGtaa
- the SCYL2 gene encoding SCY1-like protein 2 isoform X1, producing MESMLNKLKSTVTKVTADVTSAVMGNPVTREFDVGRHIASGGNGLAWKIFNGTKKSTKQEVAVFVFDKKLIDKYQKFEKDQIIESLKRGVQQLTRLRHPRLLTVQHPLEESRDCLAFCTEPVCASLANVLGNWDNLPSPLPSDIKEYKLYDVETKYGLLQVSEGLSFLHSSVKMVHGNITPENIILNKSGAWKIMGFDFCIQSTNPSEQEPKFPCKEWDPNLPSLCLPNPEYLAPEYILSVSCETASDMYSLGAVMYAVFNKGKPIFEVNKQDIYKSFSRQLDQLSRLSSTTLQNIPEEVREHVKLLLNVAPAVRPDADQMTKIPFFDDVGAMTLQYFDSLFQRDNLQKSQFFKGLPKVLPKLPKRVIIQRILPCLTSEFVNPDMVPFVLPNVLLIAEECTKEEYIRLILPDLGPVFKQQEPIQASNMILLIFLQKMDLLLTKTPPDEIKNSVLPMVYRALEAPSIQIQELCLNIIPTFANLIDYPSMKNSLIPRIKNACLQTSSLAVRVNSLVCLGKILEYLDKWFVLDDILPFLQQIPSKEPAVLMGILGIYKCTFTHKKLGITKEQLAGKVLPHLIPLSIENNLNLNQFNSFICVIKDMLNRLEAEHKTKLEQLHVMQEQQKSLDIANQMSVSEEARSSGTSNQIDKVFNSSGTDLLTSGSDSKENEVSSIQKKASLTLEEKQKLAKEQEQAQKLKSQQPLKPQATTITPLVKQTKDLTDTLIDNMSSLTSHPINKAQVASANSFSSVPSMGVGMGFSSPVDNTKRNMTNGLNTNMGFQTAGFTMGAGLATPNFFSGPNATGATKMNIVPTASMPNYSPMNAASAVSPLTQQNRPPDMSALDNLFGPQKPKVSMKQLAQQKSSQWVNQFVPPPGSPNASSSVLGPQMNMMGQPGFGIQGNPFFSPQNFAQPANTMTNSSSASNDLKDLFG from the exons GAAGTGGCTGTTTTTGTCTTTGATAAGAAGCTAATAGACAAGTAtcaaaaatttgaaaaagatCAGATTATTGAGTCTTTAAAACGAGGTGTTCAACAGCTAACCAGGCTTCGACACCCTCGACTACTTACTGTTCAACATCCGTTGGAAGAATCTAG GGATTGCTTGGCATTTTGTACAGAACCAGTCTGTGCAAGTTTAGCTAATGTTCTTGGCAACTGGGACAACCTACCTTCTCCTTTACCATCCGATATTAAAGAATACAAACTTTATGATGTGGAGACCAAATATGGTTTGCTTCAG GTTTCTGAAGGCTTGTCATTTTTGCATAGTAGTGTGAAAATGGTCCATGGAAATATTACtcctgaaaatataattttgaataaGAGTGGAGCATGGAAAATTATGGGCTTTGATTTTTGCATCCAATCAACAAATCCATCTGAGCAGGAG CCAAAGTTCCCTTGTAAGGAATGGGATCCAAATTTGCCATCCTTGTGTCTTCCAAATCCTGAGTATCTGGCACCAGAATATATTCTGTCTGTGAGCTGTGAGACAGCGAGCGATATGTACTCTCTAGGAGCTGTTATGTATGCAGTGTTTAATAAAGGGAAACCAATTTTTGAGGTCAACAAGCAAGATATTTATAAAAGCTTTAGTAGACAGCTGGATCAG CTGAGCCGTTTAAGCTCCACTACTCTTCAGAATATACCAGAGGAGGTGCGTGAACATGTAAAGCTACTCTTAAATGTAGCTCCAGCAGTCAGACCAGACGCAGATCAAATGACTAAG ATACCATTCTTCGATGATGTAGGAGCAATGACACTTCAATATTTTGATTCATTATTTCAAAGGGATAACCTGCAGAAATCACAGTTTTTTAAAGGACTGCCAAAGGTTCTGCCAAAACTACCTAAG cgTGTTATAATTCAGCGAATTTTGCCTTGCTTGACTTCTGAATTTGTGAATCCTGATATGGTACCCTTTGTCTTGCCTAATGTTCTCTTAATTGCTGAGGAATGTACCAAAGAGGAATATATCAGGCTCATACTGCCTGATCTTGGCCCTGTTTTTAAGCAGCAAGAACCAATCCAG GCAAGCAACATG ATATTGTTAATCTTCCTGCAAAAAATGGACTTACTTCTAACCAAAACTCCACCAGATGAAATAAAGAACAGCGTTCTCCCAATGGTTTATAGAGCTTTGGAAGCACCTTCAATTCAGATCCAG gaGCTTTGCCTAAACATAATTCCCACATTTGCCAATTTAATAGATTACCCATCaatgaaaaattcattaattccaagaattaaaaatgcatgtttgcAGACTTCTTCTCTTGCT GTCCGGGTAAACTCACTAGTGTGCTTAGGCAAGATTTTGGAGTACTTGGATAAATGGTTTGTGCTTGATgatattttaccttttctacAACAAATTCCATCAAAGGAACCTGCAGTGCTCATGGGAATTCTAG GTATTTACAAATGTACATTTACTCACAAGAAGTTGGGAATTACCAAAGAACAGCTTGCAGGAAAAGTATTGCCCCATCTGATTCCTCTTAGTATCGAGAACAATCTTAATCTCAATCAG ttcaattcttttatttgtgttaTAAAAGATATGCTTAACAGATTGGAGGCAGaacataaaacaaaactggaacAACTTCATGTCATGCAAGAGCAACAGAA ATCTTTGGATATAGCTAACCAAATGAGTGTGTCTGAAGAGGCAAGATCTAGTGGTACAAGCAATCAG ATCGACAAGGTATTTAATAGTAGTGGAACTGACCTTCTAACTAGTGGATCTGATAGTAAAGAGAATGAGGTGTCATCAATACAGAAGAAG GCATCACTTACACTGGAAGAGAAGCAAAAGTTAGCTAAAGAACAAGAACAGgcacagaaactgaaaagccAGCAACCTCTTAAGCCACAAGCAACTACAATAACACCTCTAGTGAAGCAG ACAAAAGACTTGACAGATACCCTGATAGATAACATGTCATCTTTGACTAGCCATCCTATCAACAAAGCTCAAGTTGCATCTGCAAACAGCTTCTCTTCTGTTCCTTCTATGGGTGTTGGAATGGGATTTTCATCACCCGTTGACAACACAAAGCGAAATATGACAAATGGACTAAATACAAATATGGGTTTTCAGACTGCTGGATTCACTATGGGAGCAGGTCTTGCCACTCCGAATTTCTTCAGTGGTCCAAATGCAACAGGAGCGACCAAGATGAACATTGTACCAACTGCCAGTATGCCAAATTACAGTCCTATGAATGCTGCGTCTGCAGTCTCTCCACTGACACAACAAAACAGACCCCCAGATATGTCTGCTTTAGATAATCTTTTTGGTCCTCAAAAACCCAAAGTTAGCATGAAACAGTTGGCTCAACAGAAATCAAGCCAGTGGGTTAATCAGTTTGTACCACCACCAGGGTCCCCGAATGCGAGCAGTTCAGTCTTGGGACCTCAGATGAACATGATGGGACAGCCTGGCTTTGGTATACAGGGtaatcctttcttttctcctcagaaCTTTGCACAGCCAGCAAACACAATGacaaacagcagctcagctaGTAATGACTTAAAAGATCTTTTTGGGtaa